A window of Chitinophagales bacterium contains these coding sequences:
- a CDS encoding alkaline phosphatase → MKRRSFFRQGAVATVGAGLILPGCVNLEESKEKQSVDAGKKAKNIIFLVSDGMSTGTLTMADHMLQRMKGKGSVWVDLIKQGRVKRSLMDTASSDSLVTDSAAAGAAWGGGVRIPNGMLNMSADGEKYKPILQKFKEKGKAVGCVTTVPITHATPASFCINHHTRKEQDVIAEKYLPLKFDVLMGGGDKYFNAEKREDGLDLYQKFRDNGFKVALNKKSMTAELQSDAPLLGGFDDNALPYTVDHNSDKEKLNTVPTLAEMTQFAIDKMKRNPNGFVMQVEGGKVDWAAHGNDVGGLIFDQIAFDDAVKVALDFAEKDKETLVIITTDHGNANPGLYYGSKANDNFDNIQKFKHSNEWILVQNDAPANAAQLIERIEFAHGYAIGKDAAGELVKHIQSLSKKDQKDPYKLPFEKLAMVQREHTSVHFGGDHHTSDFVEVSALGPGSELLNPFVLNTELHNLMLEACGVGEKVKVS, encoded by the coding sequence ATGAAAAGAAGAAGTTTTTTTAGGCAAGGTGCAGTGGCCACCGTTGGCGCAGGTTTAATTCTGCCAGGATGTGTCAATTTAGAGGAATCAAAAGAGAAACAATCCGTTGATGCGGGCAAAAAAGCCAAAAACATCATCTTTCTGGTGAGCGATGGAATGAGCACCGGCACACTCACTATGGCCGACCACATGCTTCAGCGAATGAAAGGAAAGGGCAGCGTTTGGGTTGATTTGATTAAGCAAGGTCGTGTAAAGCGCAGCCTGATGGATACTGCTTCTTCCGATTCCTTGGTAACTGATTCTGCAGCCGCTGGAGCTGCCTGGGGCGGTGGTGTTCGTATTCCGAATGGAATGTTAAACATGAGTGCCGATGGCGAAAAATACAAACCTATTTTGCAAAAATTCAAGGAAAAAGGCAAAGCGGTAGGATGCGTGACAACAGTCCCCATTACCCATGCCACGCCCGCTTCGTTTTGTATAAATCACCATACAAGGAAAGAGCAAGACGTGATTGCCGAAAAATACCTGCCCCTAAAATTTGATGTATTGATGGGCGGTGGAGATAAATATTTCAATGCTGAAAAAAGAGAGGATGGTTTAGACCTGTATCAAAAATTCAGGGACAATGGTTTTAAAGTAGCTTTGAATAAAAAAAGCATGACAGCCGAGCTGCAATCCGATGCTCCGCTACTGGGGGGTTTTGATGACAATGCCCTGCCCTATACCGTAGATCACAATTCCGACAAGGAAAAACTAAATACCGTGCCAACGCTGGCCGAAATGACCCAATTTGCCATTGACAAAATGAAGCGGAATCCCAATGGCTTTGTAATGCAAGTAGAGGGCGGCAAAGTGGATTGGGCTGCCCACGGAAATGATGTAGGTGGATTGATATTCGATCAAATTGCTTTTGACGATGCGGTGAAAGTAGCTTTGGATTTTGCGGAAAAAGACAAAGAAACCTTGGTAATTATCACAACAGATCACGGCAATGCCAACCCAGGATTGTATTATGGCAGCAAAGCCAATGATAATTTTGACAATATCCAGAAATTCAAGCACAGCAATGAATGGATTTTGGTTCAGAACGATGCACCTGCAAATGCAGCTCAGTTAATCGAGCGGATTGAATTTGCTCATGGTTATGCCATCGGAAAAGATGCTGCTGGTGAACTGGTAAAACACATTCAAAGCCTTAGCAAAAAAGATCAAAAAGACCCTTACAAACTGCCTTTTGAAAAACTGGCAATGGTTCAAAGAGAGCACACTTCAGTACATTTTGGAGGAGATCACCACACTTCGGATTTTGTGGAAGTTTCCGCATTGGGCCCGGGCAGCGAATTGCTCAATCCTTTTGTATTGAACACCGAACTGCACAATTTGATGTTGGAAGCTTGTGGCGTTGGGGAGAAGGTGAAGGTTTCTTAA
- a CDS encoding long-chain fatty acid--CoA ligase produces MQYQNLSEILLNNLETLKNHPAVVYKNEAGFKEMSYKQLKDKTFQLAGALIEVGIHKGDRAVIMSQTRKEWIFSDLSILLSGGIVSAVYPTTVADEMVFILKDLQAKFLFLENQEQVDKVHSRKSDLPFVKKAWVFEDFENPDPDFFEAFNKMQGIENHKEEIKRRVKTTKGDDTLTIIYTSGTTGNPKGVVLSHFNYLTTLEQMKAHSPEAFENMERNLSFLPLAHALERIGGYYLPLYNGKTIAYAGGIETLLEDFKALKPEFIAAVPRVFEKIYSKIQIGLETAGGLKKKLFNWAVEVGHKTAPYRMKKQNIPFPLSLQHALANKLIYSKVKEMFGGNIKFFISGGAPLNPEIANFFYAINLSIYEGYGATEGTAPYTVNKPEAFKFGTVGQAIPKVDIKIADDGEILVKGPNIFKEYYNNPEATKASFTDDGYFKTGDIGEIDDEGFVKITDRKKQLIITSGGKNIPPAIIQKLLMNGGIVESAFIYGDQKKYIVALLCIDKLMAENRGWDKTRVEKEVNNAVNKANEQLAIYMQIKYYKILDENFTPENGLLTPTLKIKSKKVVNKYKSLLESMYN; encoded by the coding sequence ATGCAATACCAAAACCTAAGTGAAATACTCCTTAATAATCTTGAAACATTAAAAAATCATCCGGCAGTTGTTTACAAAAACGAAGCGGGTTTTAAAGAAATGTCCTACAAGCAGCTTAAGGACAAAACCTTCCAACTTGCAGGCGCTTTAATAGAGGTAGGTATTCATAAAGGCGATAGAGCCGTAATAATGAGCCAAACCCGAAAGGAATGGATTTTTTCAGATTTATCCATTTTGCTCAGCGGAGGCATTGTTTCGGCCGTTTACCCAACTACCGTAGCAGATGAAATGGTATTCATTCTCAAAGATTTACAAGCAAAGTTTCTTTTTTTGGAGAATCAGGAGCAGGTGGATAAAGTACATTCAAGAAAATCTGATTTGCCTTTTGTAAAAAAAGCCTGGGTATTTGAAGATTTTGAAAATCCAGATCCTGATTTTTTTGAGGCCTTTAATAAAATGCAGGGCATAGAAAACCATAAAGAAGAAATAAAAAGAAGGGTGAAGACAACCAAGGGAGATGACACACTCACTATTATTTATACCAGCGGAACTACCGGAAATCCAAAGGGAGTGGTTTTGAGCCATTTTAATTACCTCACCACTTTGGAACAGATGAAAGCACACAGTCCCGAAGCTTTTGAAAATATGGAGCGCAACCTCAGCTTTTTGCCATTGGCACATGCACTGGAAAGAATTGGCGGTTATTATTTACCGCTATACAATGGAAAAACCATTGCCTATGCCGGAGGTATCGAGACCTTGCTGGAAGATTTCAAAGCACTGAAACCGGAGTTTATTGCTGCCGTGCCACGTGTTTTCGAAAAGATTTATTCCAAAATTCAAATTGGGCTGGAGACCGCTGGAGGATTGAAAAAGAAACTCTTTAACTGGGCAGTTGAGGTGGGGCACAAAACAGCTCCATATCGCATGAAAAAACAGAATATCCCTTTTCCATTAAGCCTGCAACATGCGCTGGCCAATAAATTGATTTATTCCAAAGTGAAAGAGATGTTTGGCGGGAACATCAAATTTTTTATTTCCGGAGGTGCTCCACTCAACCCTGAAATTGCAAATTTTTTTTACGCTATAAATTTGAGTATTTACGAAGGTTATGGAGCAACAGAAGGAACTGCTCCCTATACTGTAAACAAACCTGAAGCTTTTAAATTTGGCACTGTAGGACAGGCCATTCCAAAAGTGGATATCAAAATAGCCGATGATGGGGAAATTCTGGTGAAAGGCCCTAATATATTCAAAGAATACTACAATAATCCCGAAGCGACAAAAGCCAGTTTTACGGATGATGGCTATTTCAAAACAGGGGATATTGGCGAAATAGATGATGAAGGGTTTGTGAAAATCACAGACCGAAAAAAACAATTGATTATTACTTCGGGCGGAAAAAATATTCCTCCGGCAATCATTCAAAAACTCCTGATGAATGGTGGAATTGTTGAATCTGCCTTTATTTACGGAGATCAAAAAAAATACATCGTTGCACTGCTCTGTATAGATAAATTAATGGCAGAAAACAGAGGCTGGGACAAAACCAGAGTGGAAAAAGAAGTGAATAATGCAGTAAATAAAGCCAATGAACAATTGGCAATATACATGCAAATCAAGTACTATAAAATATTGGATGAAAATTTCACACCGGAGAACGGCCTGCTTACCCCAACTTTGAAAATCAAGAGCAAAAAAGTGGTCAATAAATACAAAAGCCTCCTGGAGAGCATGTACAATTAA
- a CDS encoding DUF4412 domain-containing protein: MTRSILILCALFFAGISIAQKPFEGIIDMTTVNNEIQEKADIKWYIKNGNHRLEYSGTKAGESYSYIFLIAAGNNLMQMLSDADGKKVVYEIPQDAITNSIKPGYGSEIQKTDDTKLVSGYSAIKMKVESPDKISTVWVSDKTPINMHDMPAILLSSSVLKNLKEKGINAIPLEINSANTGGNLLYSQKITSIKKQSVSDDKFKVPAEYQPLNKNMQVQPADPNQMQNSNPKGN; encoded by the coding sequence ATGACACGATCAATATTAATTTTATGCGCCTTGTTTTTTGCTGGCATTTCGATTGCTCAAAAACCTTTTGAGGGCATTATTGACATGACTACTGTGAATAACGAAATTCAGGAAAAAGCCGATATCAAATGGTATATCAAAAATGGCAATCACCGCCTGGAATACTCAGGAACTAAAGCCGGAGAAAGCTACAGCTATATCTTTTTGATAGCTGCGGGCAACAACCTGATGCAGATGTTATCTGATGCCGATGGAAAGAAAGTGGTTTATGAAATTCCACAAGATGCCATAACAAATAGCATTAAGCCCGGCTATGGTTCTGAAATCCAGAAGACAGACGATACCAAACTGGTATCCGGTTATTCTGCCATAAAAATGAAAGTGGAATCCCCCGATAAAATTTCTACTGTATGGGTAAGTGATAAAACACCTATTAATATGCATGATATGCCAGCTATTTTACTTTCCAGCAGTGTTTTGAAAAATTTAAAAGAAAAAGGCATCAATGCAATTCCCCTGGAAATCAACTCTGCAAACACGGGCGGTAACTTGCTTTACTCGCAAAAAATCACTTCCATTAAAAAACAATCCGTTAGTGATGATAAATTTAAAGTACCTGCTGAGTACCAACCTTTGAATAAAAATATGCAGGTACAGCCTGCTGATCCCAATCAAATGCAAAACAGCAATCCAAAAGGCAACTAA
- a CDS encoding TonB-dependent receptor produces the protein MKILLFAFAILYTQFVFAQGTIRGRVTDAETGEEMIGTNVLIKGTSTGTTTDLDGNFTISNVETGTYDLEASFISYEKKTITGVEVKDGEVTVIDFNLGEASLEVSEVVVEAKKVRNTESAVITLQRKSSSILDGISSAQIAKNGDSDAAAAVSRVTGVSVEQGKYVYIRGLGDRYSKTLLNGAELPGLDPNRNSVQMDLFPSNTLDNLLVYKTFSPDLPASFTGGLLNVVTKDFPEKFNLQFSTSLGYNTNSSFNKNFMTYEGGSLDALGIDDGSRDVPEAALNDLQAYGIGMSEEEANRLRAATESFDNNMDFSRQRSFMDHSHSLALGNQSRLFNRPIGYNISLSYKRSFDYYDNGESGRYVLIDDYDRTRRLNADLSLSDEASTESVLWGGMFNTNYKINSNNKIGATVLYNQSADKTARFQQGRKLIDDPRLRYQTRSLTFLERSIFAAQLKGEHLLKNLNNTTVDWVSSYTVSSQDEPDMRFFTSGFRVNNGDTLHSIEPSVSQLPTRYYREMQEMNVDNKLNITVPFNQWGGQKSKFKFGGSYVYKNRDFREDQYRFARQTNAYSGDPDTHLAADSLFGPENDKGVYAQTAFEAKNNYDAYEKTAGAYVMVDMPLVSTLKFSGGVRMEHTDILLESFDEDVENGELNNTDFLPSANFNYGLSEKMNLRASYNRTLARPTFRELAPFASFSFIGDFILLGNADLQRTLIDNVDLRWEMYPNPGEIFSASVFYKDFKNPIERAFNPLAPNSDELNYRNVDRAQLIGVELEFRKNLNFISEALQDLSLGGNFTYVYSRVDIAEDELANIRNLNPEAESTRPMFGQSPYIINAFINYDNDKTGTNVNMAFNIFGPRLAVVIPSATPNVYEKPRPSLNFSISQNIGKHFALSLNANNLIDPDYALVYTFKDTEYAYQSYNIGRTFSLGFTYFIK, from the coding sequence ATGAAAATTCTTCTGTTCGCTTTCGCCATTTTGTACACGCAGTTCGTATTTGCCCAAGGTACTATACGGGGGCGGGTTACCGATGCCGAAACAGGCGAGGAAATGATTGGCACCAATGTGCTGATAAAAGGAACTTCAACGGGTACCACTACCGATTTAGATGGGAATTTTACTATCTCAAATGTAGAGACTGGCACTTATGATTTGGAAGCTTCCTTCATTTCCTATGAGAAAAAAACCATAACAGGAGTAGAGGTAAAAGATGGGGAAGTAACGGTCATTGATTTCAATTTAGGCGAAGCCTCCCTTGAAGTTTCAGAAGTAGTAGTAGAGGCCAAAAAAGTACGCAATACAGAATCTGCCGTAATTACCTTGCAAAGAAAATCCTCTTCTATTTTAGATGGAATATCATCTGCTCAAATTGCCAAAAACGGAGACAGCGATGCAGCAGCAGCCGTAAGTAGAGTTACGGGCGTAAGTGTTGAACAAGGAAAATATGTTTACATACGCGGCTTGGGAGATCGCTATTCAAAAACCCTGCTCAATGGTGCCGAACTGCCCGGCTTGGATCCCAATAGAAATTCGGTACAAATGGATTTGTTTCCATCCAATACGCTGGATAATTTATTGGTGTACAAAACCTTTTCACCCGATTTGCCCGCAAGTTTTACAGGCGGACTCTTGAATGTGGTTACCAAGGATTTTCCCGAAAAATTCAATTTACAATTCAGCACTTCGCTTGGCTACAATACCAATTCCTCTTTTAATAAAAACTTTATGACTTACGAAGGCGGCAGTTTAGATGCCTTGGGAATTGATGATGGCAGCAGGGATGTACCCGAAGCCGCGCTAAACGATTTGCAAGCATATGGTATAGGTATGAGTGAAGAGGAAGCCAACCGATTGAGGGCAGCTACAGAATCCTTTGACAATAATATGGATTTCAGCCGTCAGCGTTCTTTTATGGACCACAGCCATTCCTTAGCCCTGGGAAATCAATCCAGATTGTTCAACCGCCCAATTGGATACAATATTTCCCTTTCCTATAAAAGAAGCTTTGATTACTACGACAATGGCGAATCCGGCAGATATGTATTGATAGATGATTACGACAGAACCCGCAGGTTGAATGCCGATTTAAGTCTTTCGGATGAAGCCTCTACCGAATCCGTTCTGTGGGGCGGAATGTTCAATACCAACTATAAAATCAACTCCAACAATAAAATTGGCGCCACTGTATTATACAATCAAAGTGCCGATAAAACCGCTCGTTTTCAGCAAGGCCGTAAGCTGATTGACGACCCTAGGTTGCGCTACCAAACCCGTTCTTTGACCTTCTTGGAGCGATCCATTTTTGCCGCACAGTTAAAAGGCGAGCATTTGCTCAAAAACCTAAACAATACTACGGTAGATTGGGTATCCTCTTACACCGTTTCCTCACAGGATGAGCCCGATATGCGCTTTTTTACCAGCGGATTTAGGGTAAACAATGGCGATACGCTCCACAGTATAGAGCCTTCCGTTAGTCAATTGCCCACGCGCTATTACAGGGAAATGCAGGAAATGAATGTGGACAATAAGCTCAATATCACAGTGCCTTTCAATCAATGGGGCGGACAAAAATCCAAATTTAAGTTTGGCGGATCATATGTTTATAAAAACAGGGATTTTAGGGAAGACCAATACAGATTTGCTCGTCAAACCAATGCGTATTCAGGAGATCCCGATACCCATTTGGCAGCAGATTCATTGTTTGGCCCAGAAAACGACAAGGGTGTTTATGCACAAACTGCTTTTGAGGCAAAAAACAATTACGATGCCTATGAAAAAACAGCAGGGGCTTATGTAATGGTGGACATGCCCTTGGTTTCTACCCTGAAATTCAGCGGGGGCGTTCGCATGGAACATACCGATATTCTTCTCGAAAGCTTTGATGAGGATGTAGAAAATGGCGAATTGAACAATACCGATTTCTTGCCATCGGCCAATTTCAATTATGGATTGAGCGAGAAAATGAACCTGCGCGCATCCTACAACAGAACTTTGGCCCGACCTACTTTTAGGGAGTTGGCACCATTTGCCTCTTTCTCCTTTATTGGCGATTTCATCTTGCTGGGGAATGCAGATTTGCAGCGTACCTTGATCGACAATGTGGATTTGCGCTGGGAGATGTATCCCAATCCCGGAGAAATATTTTCGGCCTCCGTATTTTACAAGGATTTCAAAAACCCCATTGAGCGCGCCTTTAATCCATTGGCACCCAATTCAGATGAGTTGAACTACAGAAATGTAGATCGTGCGCAGTTGATTGGTGTTGAACTTGAATTTCGCAAAAACCTAAACTTCATTTCCGAGGCACTTCAAGATTTGTCGCTAGGTGGAAACTTCACCTATGTCTATTCCCGTGTTGATATTGCAGAGGACGAGTTGGCCAATATTAGAAACCTAAATCCCGAAGCTGAATCCACTCGCCCCATGTTTGGCCAATCGCCTTATATCATCAATGCATTTATCAATTACGACAATGACAAAACAGGCACCAATGTGAATATGGCATTCAATATTTTCGGTCCGCGCCTGGCAGTTGTTATCCCTAGCGCAACGCCCAATGTGTACGAAAAACCAAGGCCATCGCTTAATTTCAGCATCAGTCAAAATATCGGAAAGCATTTTGCGCTCAGCTTAAATGCCAATAATTTGATCGATCCGGACTATGCACTGGTTTACACTTTCAAAGACACTGAATACGCCTACCAATCCTACAATATTGGCCGTACATTCAGTCTGGGCTTTACTTATTTTATCAAGTAA